The sequence CACCAACAACCGAAGATGTATCATGAATCGCGATTGCAGCCCATGTACCGAAAGTTTGTTGGCTTAGCTCTAGCGCATGGCCAATCATCGGGAACAAGAAAAGGGCAACTGAGTTCAACACAAACACTGTAGCTAACGCTAAACCAATCTGTTCATCGTCTGCTTTAATCGCTGGGGCTACGGCGGCAATGGCGCTACCACCACAAATTGCGGTACCAGAAGAGATAAGGTAACCCGTGGTGCGATCCAGCCCCATTCGTTTCGCTAAGAACCAACCAATCACCAGCGTGCCAATGATGGTCGTAACAATCAGACCGATACCGTCGCCTGTTACTGCCAGTGCTTTTTCAAACTGAATGCCAAAACCTAAGCCGACAATTGAGTAGGCCAACAGTTTCTTGGTGAGTTTGCCTACTTCTAGGTGCTCAGGGACTAAACCTAAACTCGCAAGCAGGAAACCGATCACGAGTGCCGTCGGTGAACTCACCCATGGGGTCAAACAAAATAGAGCAGCAAGATAAAATGGAACAGACTTTTTTAGATTCATTATATTTAGGTCGTCGCGTCTAGTATTGGCAGCGTAGTGGAAGACTATACGCGTAACACAATGGTAAGTAAGTCTAAATGAATTGAACAAACGTTAAGTAAAACTGAACGCTTGTTCTTATACTCTAATATTTAGCTAAAGAGTTGTCTGGGGTGGCTCTGCTTAGCGCAATGATCCACGAAGCTCTGCAACCGACTGGCGTAATGTTTCACAAGAAGTATCTTTCGGCAAAATCGGTTTCCCTGCTTCGATCTCGATCTTTGTCCAGAATCGATTGGGTAAACCTTTACATGCACTGCCTTTAAAACGACTAAAGTAGCTTCCCCATAAACCTTTGAGTGCCATCGGGATAACAGGTACCGGTGAACGTCGTATGATCAGCTCCATTCCACGCATGAACTCTGCAACTTCGCCATCTGAGGTCAGCTTTCCTTCTGGGAAAATACACACGATGTGCCCTTCATGTAGTGCGCGTTCTACTTCTTTGAAAGCATTACGAATCGAACTGCGGTTCGTTGCCGAGATTGGAATCACCCCAGCTCTTTTCAAGAAACGTCGCAATGGTGGGAGCTTGGCGTAATCTTCTTCCATCACAAAACGGATTAAGCGAGGGCAAACGGCGCTCAGCAGTAATGCATCCATATAGCTCACGTGATTACAGACGATCAGCGCACCGCCTTTTTCTGGTAAGTGATGCAGGTTCTTATGCTTCACACGGTACATGGTGTGAGTCACTACCCAAGTGAAGAATCGGAAAGCATAGATCGGCACCTGATAAAACAGAGCAAACATAACTAAAGTATTGAACACCGCGAGTAGAGCGAACAATTGTGGAATT is a genomic window of Vibrio sp. FE10 containing:
- a CDS encoding YeiH family protein yields the protein MNLKKSVPFYLAALFCLTPWVSSPTALVIGFLLASLGLVPEHLEVGKLTKKLLAYSIVGLGFGIQFEKALAVTGDGIGLIVTTIIGTLVIGWFLAKRMGLDRTTGYLISSGTAICGGSAIAAVAPAIKADDEQIGLALATVFVLNSVALFLFPMIGHALELSQQTFGTWAAIAIHDTSSVVGAASAYGEEALTTATTLKLARALWIIPIALVSAMIFKNDQKKITIPYFIFFYCAAIAISDLLPQFEMVYQGIFDVSKRALVVCLFLIGCGISVEKLKAAGPKPLMFGITMWTMISTGSLAWLTLA